DNA sequence from the Thermodesulfobacteriota bacterium genome:
TTCTTGGCCAAGGCGGAATAGAGGGCGCAGGCGATGGTGATGCCCGCCGACGGGCCGTCCTTGGGAATGGCGCCGGCCGGCACGTGGATGTGGATGTCCAGCTCGTCAAAGGCCGCCGGCTCCAGGCCGAAATCCGCGGCCCGGGAGCGGCAGAAGGTGAGCGCCGCCTGGGCGGACTCCTTCATCACGTCACCCAGCTGGCCGGTCAGGGTCAGATTGCCCCGCCCTTTGAGCACGGTCGCCTCCACCAGGAGGATCTCGCCGCCCACCTCGGTCCAGGCCAGGCCAGTGGCCAGCCCCGGCTGGTCGATGGCCTCCTTTTCCGCCTCGGGCAGGAACTTGGGAGGGCCGAGATAGCGGCCCAGGCCGGCGGCGGTGACGGCATAGGGGCCCTTGCCGCCCTCGGCCAGCTTGCGGGCCACCTTGCGGCAGACGGTGCCGATCTCCCGCTCCAGGTTCCGGAGGCCTGCCTCCCGGGTGTAGTGGGTGATGATGAAGGTGAGGGCCTCGTCGTCCAGGGCCAGCTTCCTGGCCGGCACCCCGTTTTCGGTGAGCTGCCGGGGCAAAAGGTAGCGGCGGGCGATGGCCAGCTTCTCCTCCTGGGTGTAGCCCGCGATGCGGATCACCTCCATCCGGTCCATGAGGGGCGCCGGGATGGTATCGGTCATGTTCGCCGTGGTGATGAACATCACCCGGGAGAGGTCGAAGGGCAGGTTCAGGTAGTGGTCGGAAAAGGAGGCGTTCTGCTCCGGGTCCAGGACCTCCAGGAGGGCGGCGGAAGGATCACCCCGGTAGTCGGCGCCCACCTTGTCGATCTCGTCCATCATGAAGACCGGGTTGTTGGCGCCCACCGTCTTCAAGCCCTGGATGATGCGGCCGGGCATGGCGCCGATGTAGGTGCGGCGGTGGCCCCGGATCTCGGCCTCGTCCCGCATGCCGCCCAGGGACAGGCGGTGGAACTTGCGGCCCATGGCCCGGGCGATGGACCTGCCCAGGGAGGTCTTGCCCACCCCCGGCGGGCCTACGAAGCAGAGGATGGGACCCTTGGAGGCGCGGTTGAGCTTGCGCACCGCCAGGTACTCGAGGATCCGCTCCTTGACCTTCTCCAGGCCGTGGTGGTCCGCGTCCAGCACCTGCTGGGCCACTTGGAGATCCAGCCGATCCCGGGAGGATTTGCGCCAGGGCAGCTCCACCATCCAGTCCAGGTAGGTGCGGACGATGGCCGCCTCGGCGGAGTCCGGATGCATCATCTCCAGACGCTTGAGCTGCTTGCCGGCCTCCTCCTTGGCCTGGCCCGGCATGCGGGCGCGGTCGATCTTGGCCCGGTACTCGTCGATCTCCTGGGAGCGGTCGTCCAGATCCCCCAGCTCCCGCTTCAGGGCCTGCAGCTGCTCCCGCAGGAAGTATTCCCGCTGGGAGCGGTTGATCTCCTCCTTGGCCTCGGACTGGATCTTGGCCTGCATGGTGGAGACCTCGAGCTCCTTGTTCAGGAACTCCGCCACCCGCCGCAGGCGGTCCACCGGGTCCTCGGTCTCCAGAATGGCCTGGGCGTCGGCAATCTTGAGGCGCAGGTTGGAGACCACCAGGTCCGCCAGCTTGCCCGGCTCCTCGATGTTGTTCAGGACCAGCATGAGATCCGAGGAAAGGGCGCCTTTCAGGGAGAGCATCTTTTCGATCTGCTCCCGAACGTTGCGCATCAGGGCCTCGACCTCCAGGGGGATCGCCTTGGGCTCCTCCTCTTCGATCACCTCGACCCGCACCAGGAAGTGCGGCTCGGTCTGCAGGAACTCCGCGATCCGCGCCCGGTGCAGGGCCTGGACCAGGATCTTCAGGCGGCCGTCGGGCAGCTTCAGGGTCCGCATCACCAGGCAGACCATGCCCACCTTGTAGACGTCGTCGGCACCCGGCTCGTCCTGGCTGGCATCCTTCTGGGTGACCAGGAGCAGCAGCTTCTCTCTGGTCAGGGCGGAATTCACCGCCTCGATGGAGCTCGCCCGGCCCACGAACAGGGGAATGATCATGTAGTTGTAGACAACCACATCCCGCACCGCCATCATCGGCAGCTCGGTGGGAATGGTGACGTCTTCCGGATCAGGAAGCTCGCCCATGTCGCTGGTCAGCTCGTCGTTGGTCTCCAAGACCGTCCTCCGTGGCAAAGCGCGGCCAACGGGCCGCAGGCGCGTGGAATGTCGGAAATCGTGTACAGCTAACCATGCCAGACCGGGAAGTCAAGGCGAGGGCGGCCGGCCACGAGATTTCCCGCTTGAGAAAATCCCGGTTTTGCTCCATAGTTGGGTCCCGGTGCCCGGTCTGCCTGCCGCTCTCGATCCCCTCCTGCCGGGGAGTTCTCATGCTCGCCCCTGACCGCTTCTTCGACACCAGCCTTTTTGCCCACGGCCAGCTTTTCGCCGGCACCGAGCACGTCTGGGAGGCCTTGCACCGCCTGGCGGACTACCTCACCGGCCTGCCGGCCCCGGATCTTGGCCGCCGGCTGCCTGCCGGCGTCCCTCTGCCGGCGCCGGTGGTGGTGCTGGGCGGCGAGGTGATGCCGGCGGCGGATTGCCGCATCGAGTATGGCGACACCACCAGAGGTGGCCTCGTGGTCCAGCGGCACGGCGCTCAGCTGGCCGGGGCGTCGGTGCTGATGGCCGGCGCCGTGCTCACAGGGGAGCGGATCTTCCTCGGCCGGGGGGTTCTGGTGGAGTCGGGGGCCTTTCTGCGGGGACCGGTCCTTCTTGGCGACCACACCGAGGTGCGCCAGGGCGCCTATGTGCGGGGCTACTGTCTCACGGGTGCCCGCTGCGTGGTCGGTCACGTCACCGAGATGAAGAAGGTGATCATGCTCGACGACGCCAAGGCCGGCCACTTTGCCTACCTGGGAGACAGCATCCTGGGCAACCGGGTCAATCTGGGGGCCGGGACCAAGCTGGCCAACCTGCGCTTCGTGAAGGGCAACGTCACGGTCCGGACCCCGAACGGGCCGGTGGATACAGGGCTCCGCAAGCTGGGGGCCATTCTCGGGGATGACGTCATGACCGGCTGCAACACCGTCACCAACCCCGGTGCCCTGATGGGCCGGGGCGGCGTGGCTTTCCCCAACACCACCGTGCCGTCCGGCCTGCACCCGGAGCGGGCGGTGGTGCGCTGATCCGAAAAACTCTTCGCCGCCGCTTGGGACGGCGGGAACAGGAGGCTGTCATGAAGCGAACCCGAATCCTTGCCCTGGCCACCCTGGTGGCTCTGGCGGTCCCCATGTCCACCCTGGCGGCGCCCCCGGCCGCCGAGCCCGAGGTTCTGGCCCAGGTGGGGGAGGACCGGCTGACCAGCGCCGGTCTGGAGGCCCAGATCCAGAGCCTGCCGCCCCAGCTCCAGGCCATGCTCCTCCGCAACCCCAACATGAAGGAGGACATGGTCAACCGCTGGGTGCAGATGACGCTCCTGGCCAAGGAGGCCGAGGCCCGGGGCCTGCAGGATCGGCCGGAGTTCAAGGCCAAGCTGGAGGAGATGCGCAAAGCGGCCCTGGCCGAGGAGCTGTTCACGACCACCATGGCCGAGCAGGGCCAGGTGACCGAGGCGGAGCTCAAGGCCTACTATGACCAGAACCAGGCCGAGTTCGCCAAGGGCGAGGAGGTGCGGGCCCAGCACATCCTGGTGGCCGTGCCCGAAGGGGCGAAGCCGGAAGACGACGCCAACGCCAAGGCCCGGGTGCAGGAGGTCCAGGCGGCCCTGGCCAAGGGCGAGGCCTTCGCCGCCCTGGCCCAGAAATACTCGGACGATCCCGGCAGCAAGGCCAAAGGCGGTGATCTGGGCTTCTTCGGCCGCGGCCGGATGGTGCCGGAGTTCGAGAAGGCAGCCTTCTCCACCCCGAAGGGCAAAATGAGCGAGCCGGTGCGGACCAAGTTCGGCTACCACCTGATCATGGTGACCGATCAGCGGCCCGGCGGGAAGGAGTCCTTCGAGGAGGCCCGGCCCAAGATCGAGGCCCGGCTGTCCGGGGACAAGAACAAGGACGCCATGGACAGCCTGCTGGAGAAGCTGAAGGCCAAGTATCCGGTCACCGTGCACGCCGGTGCGGTCCCGCCAGTGGCGCCGCCGCCGGTGGTGCCGGTGCCGTCTCCCGCCAAGCCCTGACGGCTGTCACTGATGCCGGGAGAGGTAGTCGTGCAGGCCGATGAGGATCTCGACCAGGAGGCCGGTGCCCAGGTAGAGGCTGGCGAGGCGGCGCCAGCCCAGGGGCTCACCGGTCAGACGGCGCAGGAGCGAGGCCGCGAACAGGGTCAGGCCGGCGACAAAGGGGGCCAGGCGCAGGAGCTGCACCAGGCTCTCCTGGAGGGTGCGGACCGGGTCGTCCGGGAAGAGCCGGACGCTGGCCAGCAGATAGCCGGCGGCCAGGGCAAGGCCCAGCCAGGGTCGGCTACCGGCTGCCGGCTGGGGAGGGGGGAGCAAAGGCTCGGTCATGGGACCTCGGCATCAGGCGTTGGCTCCCGGTCCGGCCGGGAGACCATGACCATACCGAAAACAGGCCGGTCCGGCAAGGGCCGGCGGTTGGCCATCATCCGGGCGAGCGGGAGGCCTGCGCTGTGAGCTCCGGCTTCGCCCTGCTTTTTCCCCGCACCGCCCCCCTGCCGGTCTTTCTGCGGGAGGCGCTCCTGTACCTGCCGGGTCTCGCCGTCTATCAGCCCTGCGAGGCGCGGCTGTCCGCCGGTCTGCCGGCCTGGTGCCGGTCCCATCTGGAGGTCCTCGCGCCCTGCCCCTGTTCGCCGGAGGCGGCAGCACGCTTCCGGGCCATGCTCCGGGATCTGGCCAGCCACAAGGAGGCCTACGCCGGAGCCTTCCGGCAGGCCTGGGCCGGGGGGGGAGCAGACGGGGACGGGGACGCCGGCTGGCAGCTGCGCTCCCGGATCGCCCATCCTGATGCCCCTGGGCCCGCCGGCCAGGACCCTTTGTGGTCAGCCCGCCTGCTCCTCGCCCTGGCTGAGCTGCAAGACGAGGAGGAGGCGGCCGCCGCCGCAGCCCTGGCCAAGGTGGCGGCCCAGGAGGAGCGGCTGCGCACCCTGCTGGCCGGAGAGGACTCGGACGGCGAGCGGCTGCCCTGGCCGGCGGGGGAGGCAATGGTGCCACCGCCGCCACCACCCGGGCTGGCCGCCCGCATCCGCAGCTGGGCCCGGCTCCAGGCGGCGTCCATCCCCGAGCGGCCGCGGCTCCTGGTCACCGACATCCCGGCGGCCTTCGAGCTGCTGGCGGAGCGGTACCAGAGCCGGACGGGCCGCGCCCCGGCTGGCCTGGGCTCCTTGCCCCTGCCGGCCCTGGCCGCCCTGGCTGATGGGGAGTACGCCGGCCGGCGGCAGCGCTTCCAGGCCGCCACCGTCACGGCCCGGGCGGCGCTGGCCGCCGTTCTCACCGGCGCCAGCGCCGGCCCGCTGCCGGAAGCGGACGCCTGGGTCACCGCCCTGGAGGAGGCCTTCGGCACGGGACCGCGGGCGGAGCTGGCGGTCTATTCCCTGGCCGGCAGCTCCCTGGCGTCCCTCCTGGCCGAGGGGCCGCTCCAGGATGAGGGGCCGTCCCCGGGACCGGGGGCGCCCATGATCGTGGTGCGTCGGGAAGGCTGGATCGGCGGGTGAGGGGGCGGGCGCCAGGCGCCGCCCCCGACAGGACAGCTCGGACGGCAGGAGGCTCAGGCGGCGGGGGGGATGGTCAGGACCGGCTGGCGGGCGCCCTTGACCACCTTCTCGGCCACCGAGCCGAAAAGCACCCTCTCCAGGCCCTTGTAGCCATGGGTGCCCATGACGATGAGATCCACTCCCACCTCGTTCCCGTAAGCGACGATCTCCTCGGCCACGTCCCCCAAGAGCACCTTGGCCGTGTGGCGGACACCCGCCGGCAGGGTCTCGGCCAGGAAGTCCGTCATCTTCTTGTCGGCGCTCTGCCGCATCTCGTCTTCGAACTGGGTGATGGGCATGTGGGGCACGAAGAAGCCGGAGTAGTCCTGGAAGCTCTGGACCACGAAGACGATGTTCAGCTCGGCATCGAAGGTCTTGGCGAACAGCAAAGCACCATCGATGACCGTCTTGCTGTTTTCCGAGAAATCCACCGGTACAAGGATCTTCTTGATGGCTTCCATGGGCTTGTCTCCTCATTGTCCCCGAGAAAAGCTTGATCGCGAGAGGCCGCCCGTCCCGGGGGCCTCAGCCGGCAATCCGGTTTGGGCAGCCAGCTGGGCGGGGTTTCCGCCGCTGCCCACGGTTAACGGATAGCAAACCGGTTTTGGCCGTGTCAAGGGGAAACCAGGACAGTCGGACCGGGGATGGCGGCGCCTGGCCAGCGGAGATGGCGGCCCTCTTCGCGGCTGGTGGCCCCCTGGCGCGGCACCTGCCCGGCTTCGAGCACCGGCCCGGCCAGGCGGCCATGGCCCGGCGCGTGGCCGAAACCCTGGCCGCCGGCGGGGTGCTGGCCGTGGAGGCGGGCACCGGCATCGGCAAGACCCTGGCCTATCTGGTGCCGGCGGTCCTGTCCCGGCAGCGGGTGGTGGTCTCCACCGGCACCATCAATCTCCAGGAGCAGCTCCTGGGCAAGGAGATCCCGTTCCTGCGGCGGCATCTCGACCCGGACCTCTCCGCCCTGCTGGTGAAGGGCCGGCACAACTATCTGTGCCGCCGGCGCTGCCAGGAGCTGCTGGCCTCCCCGACCCCGGGGCTGGCGGGCGCCGAGGAGAGACAGCGCCTGGGCCGGTGGCAGGCGGCGACCCGGACCGGCGACCGGGCCGAGCTGGACTGGCTGGCCGACGAGGCCCCTTTGTGGCACGCGGTGGCGGCCAGCAGCGACCGCTGCCTGGGGAGCGATTGTCCGGAGAGCAGCGCCTGCTTCGTGGCGGCCTTGCGCAAGGCCGCTGCCGCTGCCCGGCTTCTCGTGGTCAACCATCACCTCTTCTTCTCGGATCTGGCCTTGCGCCGGACCGGCTTCGCCGAGGTCCTGCCCCGCTACGAGTCGGTGATCTTCGACGAGGCCCAGCATCTGGAGGCGGTGGCCACCCAGTTCTACGGCCAGACCCTGGGCCAGCAGCAGCTCCTGGAGCTGGCCCGGGACGTGGAGACGGCCGTGACCCGGGAGGGCCTGCCGGGGCCGCCGGCTCTCCTGCAGCTGGCCCGGGCCCTGGCCAGCGAGGCGGCTCTCTTTGCCGCCCTGTTCCCCGCCGAGCGGGGCCGTTTCCTGCTGGCGCCCCTCCGGCAAGCGCGGCCCGACTGGCCGCAGCAGGTGGCGCGCCTGGCCGGGCGCCTGCAGGGCCTGGCCGACGCCCTGGCCGGGGAGGCCGCGGCAGCGCCCCTGGCGGCCGCCTTCCAGCGCCGGGCTCAGGATCTGGCGGACCGGCTGGCCCTCTTCGGTCTTGCGCCGGACCCCGGCCAGGTCCTGTGGTACGAGCGGCGGGAGCGCTCGGTGCAGCTGGCGGCCTCCCCTCTGGAGGTGGGCCGGCAGCTGGCGGCCGACCTCTATCCCCAGGTGCGGGCGGTGATCCTCACCTCGGCAACATTGACGGTGCAAGGCCGTTTCGACTATCTTCAGGACCGGCTGGGCCTGGATCGGGATCTGGCCAGCCTGGTCATCCCCTCGCCCTACGATTTTGCCGGCCGCACCCTGCTCTATGTGCCGGAGGCCGGGTTCCCGGAGCCGGGTACGCCGGGCTTTCCCCCGGTGCTGGCCGCGCGCATCGAGGCCTTGCTCCATGCCTCCCGGGGGCGGGCCCTGGTGCTCTTCACCAGCATGGCCAGCATGCACGCGGTGCACCGGCACCTGGCCGGCTGCCTGCCCTATCCGCTGCTTGTCCAGGGCTCCCGGCCCCGCGCCGCGCTCCTGGCCGCCTTCCAGGCCGAGGTCGACTCGGTGCTCCTGGCGGTGGCCAGCTTCTGGGAGGGGGTCGACGTGCCGGGCGAAACCCTGAGCTGCCTCATCATCGACAAGCTGCCCTTCGAGGTGCCCAGCGACCCGGTGGTCACCGCCCGGATCGAGCGCATCCGGACCACCGGCGGCAATCCGTTCCGGGAGTATCAGCTGCCCCGGGCGGTCATGACCCTGCGCCAGGGGGTCGGCCGCCTGATGCGCTCGGCCCACGATGCCGGGGTGCTGGCGATCATGGATGTTCGTCTTTTCACCCGGCCCTATGGCCGGATCTTTCTCGACAGCCTGCCGCCGTCGCCTCTTACCCGGGATCTGGCAGCGGTGGAGCGCTTCTTTGAGGACCTGACCCGTGACCAAGGATGAGTTCGTGGCCCGTTGCGCGGGCGAGATTGCGGCCATTGACCAGGCCATGCGACAGGATCTGGCCACCGTGTCCAGCCCGCTCTTGCGCCAGGTGCTGGAGTATGCCCTTTTTGCCGGCGGCAAGAGGGTGCGGCCGCTGCTGGTGGTCCTGACCGCCCGGCTGGCCGGGGCCCGGGAGCCGGTGCTGGCGCCGGCCATGGCCTTCGAGTACCTGCACGTCGCTACGCTGCTCCATGACGACATCATCGACGGGGCGGCCAAGCGCCGGGGCCGGCCGGTGGCCAGCGCCGTCTGGGGTGCCACCCCGGCGATCCTGGCTGGCGACTACCTGCACGCCCGCAGCCTCTTTCTGGTCGGCAGCCTGGGCGGGCCGGCTTGCCTGGCGGCGGTGTGTGGCGCCACGGCGGCCATGGTGGAGGGCGAGTTTCTGCAGCTCGCCCTGGCCGGTCAGTCCCTGGTGGGGGAGACGGACTACCGGGCGGTGATCCAGGCCAAGACAGCGGCCCTCATCACGGCGGCCTGCCAGGTGGGCGGACAGTTGGCCAAGGCGGCGCCCGAGGCGGTGGCCGCCCTGGGCCGCTATGGCCAAGGCCTGGGCCAGGCCTTCCAGATCATCGATGACTGCCTTGATTACGGCGGCGAGGAGGCCGTGACCGGCAAGGCCACGGGCACCGATTTCCTGGAGGGCAAGCAGACCCTGCCCCTGATCCTGGCCCGGGAACGGGCGCCGGCCGACGACCGGCAGCGGCTGGCCGACCTCCTGGCCGCGGACCCTGCGGCGCGGCGGGCGGCGCTGCCCTGGGTGACCGCCCTCATTGCCCGGGAGGGCGGCTTCGCGCAGGCCCGGCAGCAGGCGGCGACCCTGGTGGCGGCGGCCCTGGCCGACCTGGGGACGCTGCCCCCGGCCCCGGAACGGGATCTCCTGGCTGGCCTGGCTGGCTACGTCCTCTCCCGCCGCCACTGAGATCCCCACCAGGCCATGCCTGCCAAGACCGGCAAGGAGACGCCGCGGTCCGCCGGCCGGCCCCCCCGCCGCCGCTCGCCCCGCCGGCCGCCACCCCGCCGTTCCCTCTGGATTCTGGCCCTGGCCCTGGCAGCCCTTCTGGGCCTGACCCTGGCAGCGGCGGTGCACGTGATCTTCCTGCGGCCGCCCACCGCCCCGCCAGAGGTGGCGCCGGCGCCACCGCCGGTCCCGGCCCCGGAGCTTGCGCCCCAGCCGGCAGAAGCGCCGGCCGCGGGCCCGAGCCAGGCGCCGCCCGCGTCCATCATCCCCCAGCCCGCGGACCTGCGGCCGGTCGTGGCCATCGTCATCGACGACCTGGGCTATCAGCTGGCCGAAGGCCGCAGCTGGGCCGCGGTGGCCGCCCCTTTGACCCTGGCCTTCCTGCCCCACGCCCCCCACACCCGGGAGCTGGCCGAGCTGGCCCATGAGGCCGGCAAGGAGATCTTTCTCCATCTGCCCCTGGAGGCGGACGATCCTGCCCGCCAGCCCGGACCCGGGGGGCTCTTTCGCCGCATGCCGCCGGAAGAGATCAGCCGGCTCCTGGCCGAGGACCTGGCCACGGTGCCCCACGCCATCGGGGTCAACAACCACATGGGCTCGGCCTTTACCCGCTCGCCCGCGGCGCTGGCGCCGCTGTTCGCCGTCCTGGCCGCCCGGCGGCTGCTCTTCGTGGACAGCCTGACCAGCCCCGCCAGCCAGGCTTACCCCCTGGCCCGCCAGGCCGGAATCCTTGCCGGCCGCCGGGACCTCTTCCTGGACAACGACCACGCGCCCCAGGCGGTGGCCAGTCAGCTCAGGGCCCTGATGGCGCTGGCGGAGCGAAACGGCCGCGCCCTGGCCATCGGCCATTCCCGGGCCGAGACCCGGCAGGCCCTTGCCGCCTTGCTGCCGGAGCTGCAGGCGAGGCTGCGGCTGGTGGCGATCTCCCGGTACCTGGGGGATCTCCAGGCGGCGGCGCCACCGGCCGCCGTCCCTTGACCCCCCAAGCCCGCCCTTGAGATCCGACCCCATCCTTGTGCTATAATCGGATATTGTCCCATGGAGCCCGGCGCGAGCCGCCGCGGTCGTTGGGTCAACCCTGCTGGCCGTCCGGCAGCATGGACAAGGACCTTGCCGCATCGGGCCGCGGCCTGGCAGCAGCCAGCGCCGGGGCGGATGCGCTCGACGGAGGCGTGCCATGGCAAGACGTGTTGTGGTGGTGGATCCCTCGATGGTGATCCGCAAGATCATCCGCTCCACCATCCACTCCCATCTCGGGGATGTGGTGGTGGCCGAGGCGGA
Encoded proteins:
- a CDS encoding divergent polysaccharide deacetylase family protein, which codes for MPAKTGKETPRSAGRPPRRRSPRRPPPRRSLWILALALAALLGLTLAAAVHVIFLRPPTAPPEVAPAPPPVPAPELAPQPAEAPAAGPSQAPPASIIPQPADLRPVVAIVIDDLGYQLAEGRSWAAVAAPLTLAFLPHAPHTRELAELAHEAGKEIFLHLPLEADDPARQPGPGGLFRRMPPEEISRLLAEDLATVPHAIGVNNHMGSAFTRSPAALAPLFAVLAARRLLFVDSLTSPASQAYPLARQAGILAGRRDLFLDNDHAPQAVASQLRALMALAERNGRALAIGHSRAETRQALAALLPELQARLRLVAISRYLGDLQAAAPPAAVP
- a CDS encoding peptidylprolyl isomerase; protein product: MKRTRILALATLVALAVPMSTLAAPPAAEPEVLAQVGEDRLTSAGLEAQIQSLPPQLQAMLLRNPNMKEDMVNRWVQMTLLAKEAEARGLQDRPEFKAKLEEMRKAALAEELFTTTMAEQGQVTEAELKAYYDQNQAEFAKGEEVRAQHILVAVPEGAKPEDDANAKARVQEVQAALAKGEAFAALAQKYSDDPGSKAKGGDLGFFGRGRMVPEFEKAAFSTPKGKMSEPVRTKFGYHLIMVTDQRPGGKESFEEARPKIEARLSGDKNKDAMDSLLEKLKAKYPVTVHAGAVPPVAPPPVVPVPSPAKP
- the lon gene encoding endopeptidase La, whose amino-acid sequence is MGELPDPEDVTIPTELPMMAVRDVVVYNYMIIPLFVGRASSIEAVNSALTREKLLLLVTQKDASQDEPGADDVYKVGMVCLVMRTLKLPDGRLKILVQALHRARIAEFLQTEPHFLVRVEVIEEEEPKAIPLEVEALMRNVREQIEKMLSLKGALSSDLMLVLNNIEEPGKLADLVVSNLRLKIADAQAILETEDPVDRLRRVAEFLNKELEVSTMQAKIQSEAKEEINRSQREYFLREQLQALKRELGDLDDRSQEIDEYRAKIDRARMPGQAKEEAGKQLKRLEMMHPDSAEAAIVRTYLDWMVELPWRKSSRDRLDLQVAQQVLDADHHGLEKVKERILEYLAVRKLNRASKGPILCFVGPPGVGKTSLGRSIARAMGRKFHRLSLGGMRDEAEIRGHRRTYIGAMPGRIIQGLKTVGANNPVFMMDEIDKVGADYRGDPSAALLEVLDPEQNASFSDHYLNLPFDLSRVMFITTANMTDTIPAPLMDRMEVIRIAGYTQEEKLAIARRYLLPRQLTENGVPARKLALDDEALTFIITHYTREAGLRNLEREIGTVCRKVARKLAEGGKGPYAVTAAGLGRYLGPPKFLPEAEKEAIDQPGLATGLAWTEVGGEILLVEATVLKGRGNLTLTGQLGDVMKESAQAALTFCRSRAADFGLEPAAFDELDIHIHVPAGAIPKDGPSAGITIACALYSALAKKKMRADIAMTGEITLRGRVLPIGGLKEKALAALRAGIRKVIIPEPNSKDLEEIPKDIRARMQFLPVRNMDEILPLVIKGAAPAGRTGRRQARAQEKAVPGP
- a CDS encoding ATP-dependent DNA helicase — translated: MAALFAAGGPLARHLPGFEHRPGQAAMARRVAETLAAGGVLAVEAGTGIGKTLAYLVPAVLSRQRVVVSTGTINLQEQLLGKEIPFLRRHLDPDLSALLVKGRHNYLCRRRCQELLASPTPGLAGAEERQRLGRWQAATRTGDRAELDWLADEAPLWHAVAASSDRCLGSDCPESSACFVAALRKAAAAARLLVVNHHLFFSDLALRRTGFAEVLPRYESVIFDEAQHLEAVATQFYGQTLGQQQLLELARDVETAVTREGLPGPPALLQLARALASEAALFAALFPAERGRFLLAPLRQARPDWPQQVARLAGRLQGLADALAGEAAAAPLAAAFQRRAQDLADRLALFGLAPDPGQVLWYERRERSVQLAASPLEVGRQLAADLYPQVRAVILTSATLTVQGRFDYLQDRLGLDRDLASLVIPSPYDFAGRTLLYVPEAGFPEPGTPGFPPVLAARIEALLHASRGRALVLFTSMASMHAVHRHLAGCLPYPLLVQGSRPRAALLAAFQAEVDSVLLAVASFWEGVDVPGETLSCLIIDKLPFEVPSDPVVTARIERIRTTGGNPFREYQLPRAVMTLRQGVGRLMRSAHDAGVLAIMDVRLFTRPYGRIFLDSLPPSPLTRDLAAVERFFEDLTRDQG
- a CDS encoding polyprenyl synthetase family protein, whose product is MTKDEFVARCAGEIAAIDQAMRQDLATVSSPLLRQVLEYALFAGGKRVRPLLVVLTARLAGAREPVLAPAMAFEYLHVATLLHDDIIDGAAKRRGRPVASAVWGATPAILAGDYLHARSLFLVGSLGGPACLAAVCGATAAMVEGEFLQLALAGQSLVGETDYRAVIQAKTAALITAACQVGGQLAKAAPEAVAALGRYGQGLGQAFQIIDDCLDYGGEEAVTGKATGTDFLEGKQTLPLILARERAPADDRQRLADLLAADPAARRAALPWVTALIAREGGFAQARQQAATLVAAALADLGTLPPAPERDLLAGLAGYVLSRRH
- a CDS encoding universal stress protein, whose translation is MEAIKKILVPVDFSENSKTVIDGALLFAKTFDAELNIVFVVQSFQDYSGFFVPHMPITQFEDEMRQSADKKMTDFLAETLPAGVRHTAKVLLGDVAEEIVAYGNEVGVDLIVMGTHGYKGLERVLFGSVAEKVVKGARQPVLTIPPAA